GCACCATACTCAGGACCACTCCAGCACGGTCCATCGCTTCTTCTCTACCGACGCGACATTCCACCTCCGTTAGGCACCGTTACCCTTTTAAACCCCAAGGATGATTGGACTCATTGGACGGCACCCTACTCCCCCGAGTTGATGTCCAAACTTCTGCGACACCTCTGCGAACGCTGGGACGACGGTCTTCACGATTTACAGGATGCCATGGAAGCCTCGACGGGCGTGCGCCGCTGGACCGCTCAACGGGACTACGGCGTGGCCTGGATGGTTGGCTACACCTACCGCGCTTATGCCGACGATCTCGATTTCTACAAGGCCCGTGATAAGGGCGACATTCTGCACATGAAACAAATAGCCGCCGCTCAAATCGTAAGCACCGAGGAAGCCCTCCGTTTCGTGCGCGCCGATTCACGTCTCGGTTGGGAACCCGAATTACAATATTTTTATCGCCCCTCCGACGTGCTGGAACGGCTGCTCTCCCTGGACGCAGTCGTCGATTCACCTCCATCAAGCGCCAGCCATTGAGCGCGAGCGCGAAATAGACTTCGCCAGGCTCGCCATGGGCAACTTTACCAACGTGATGCGCTTACCCTTAAAACAGAGTCCTTACCCCATGGAGAAAAAGCTTAATTAAAACGATTCTAAATGTGTCGGAAGCCCCGGTGCATCCACGTGAGTTGAAGATTACGAGGAGCGTTGACTTGGAGAGTGGAATTTATATGCACCGGGGCTGGGTCGGAAAGGGGGGCAATTCAATTTTCCAGCCAGTCACCTGTTGCTCACTTTGGGCCAGGCGACGGTCGCATTGGACAATTTCCATTGTACAAACTACTTTTCGGCATGACTGTGAAGGCCTTATTTCCCAAAGAACAACTGGAAAATGGTGAATTCAATCGCCAGGAGGACGCATTCCGAGAATGGATTTCCAACGATGGTTCCACGCCCTACCCAGCCGTTGCCGGCCGCTATCATCTCTATATCTCCCTAGCCTGCCCGTGGGCCAGCCGCACGCTCATCGTGCGAAATCTTAAAGGGTTGCAGTCCGCCATCGGCGTCACGGTTGTCGATCCGGTCCGGGACGAACGCGGTTGGGCCTTTCGCGACGGACCTGGTTTTAGCCATGATCCGGTCAATCACTTCGCCTTCCTGAGCGAAGCTTATCAGGCCACTGATCCGGACTTCGATGGCCGGGTTACCGTCCCCGTCCTTTGGGATAAACAAACCAACAAGATCATCAATAACTCCGAAGACGATATCTGTCGGATGTTCAATGACGTTTTCAACTCCATCGGCAAAGCAGAGGTGGATCTATTTCCCAAAGCTATCGAAGCCGAACAGGCAAAACTGAGTGCCTTCATTTATAACAACGTCAATAACGGTGTTTACAAAGCCGGTTTCGCCATCTCGCAACGCGCTTACGAAAAAGGCTGTCGAGCTGTCTTCTCCGCCTTGGATGAACTTGAAACTCGCCTCGCCACCAGTCGCTATCTTTTTGGACATCGGATCGTTGAAGCCGATTGGCGGCTTTTCTGCACCTTGATCCGCTTCGATGCCGTCTATTATCTCCACTTCAAATGCAATCTTCGCCGTATCGTTGATTATCCAAACCTGCACGGTTATTTGCTCGATCTTTACCAACAGCCGGGCATTGCCGAAACCGTAAACATGGACCACATCAAGCGTCATTACTACATGACCCATGAAGAGATAAATCCCACGCGGATCGTGCCGCTCGGCCCCGAACTTGACTTCGACCGCCCCCATGGCCGCGAGCGGCTGTAATAGATTATAGTCGGTTGACGGTTGAGCGGCGTTGCAATCGATGGCATCGTACTCGCAGATGAACGTTCCACCCGTGATTCCAGCAATGATGCGCACAGAATTGAAGGATTTGAAGGTCGCGAAATATCTACTCGAAAATCCCGGTTTAACCATTCGCATGGCAAACCTGCTGGGATCTCCGCTGGAAAAAGGCTTCGCCATGCTCCCAGCCAATTGGTCTGTTGCTGTAAACAAAGCCGCCAAATCAGCTTTGACCAAGGCCCTCGAAACTGCCGTCGCGACGTTGGGCCGAAAAAGCCCACGGCGTTCCAGGGAATTGTTTCATAAGGTTCTCGTCGGAGCTTCGGGCGGAATCGGCGGGGCCTTCGGTCTTGCTGCGTTGCCGATCGAACTACCCATTTCCACCACCATCATGCTCCGCTCGATCGCTGATATCGCCCGAAGCGAAGGCCATGACATCGCCCTCATTGAGACAAAGCTCGAATGTCTCGAAGTCTTTGCCTTGGGAGGCACTCGCAAAACCGATGACGCGAGCGAGAGCATGTATTGGCTCACCCGTGCTGCGCTAAGCAAGACCGTTTCCGAAGCCGCTACTTACATCACACAAAAAGGCGCACTCAATGAAACCGCGCCGGTCATCGTTCGCTTGATCAATGAGATTGCCTCGCGCTTCGGCGTCATGGTTTCCGAGGAGGTGGCAGCCAAAGCCATTCCCATTATCGGCGCGGCGGGCGGCGGATTGATCAACGTTCTCTTTATCGCTCACTTTCAAGACATGGCCCGCGGCCACTTCATCGTGAAACGCCTCGAAGCCAAATACGGCATGGCCCAAGTCAAGGAAGCTTACGACCAGATCGCAGTCTAAATAAAAAAGCACGGACGGTTTTGGCCATCCGTGCTTGATTTAAAAAATTAGGAATTATTTCTTCGCCGCTTCGTAATTCTTCGCGACTTCATTCCAGTTTACAACATTCCAGAAAGCCTTGAGGTAATCAGGCCGCTTGTTCTGGTATTTCAGATAATAAGCATGTTCCCAGACGTCGACTCCCAGGATGGGCTTGCCTTCGCAACCAGCAATTGCCTTGCCCATGATTGGATTGTCCTGGTTCGCGGTGGAGGCAATCTCCAGCTTCCCGTTATTCACGATCAGCCAGGCCCAGCCACTTCCAAACCGGCCAACACCAGCCGCTTCAAGCTTTTCCTTGAACGCGTCGAAACTGCCAAAGGTTGCCTTGATATCATCTGCCAATGCGCCTGTGGGAGTTCCACCGGCCTTTGGTCCCATCAGCTTCCAAAAGAAGGAGTGGTTGACATTGCCGCCGCCATTATTGCGCACGGCACCGCGGATGTCTTCCGGAACTGCGCTCAGATTGCTGATCAATTCTTCGGGGCTCTTCTTTTCCAAATCTGCCTTGCCGGCAATCGCCTTGTTGACGTTGTTCACGTAGGCGGCATGATGCTTGTCATGATGGATTTCCAT
This genomic stretch from Pedosphaera parvula Ellin514 harbors:
- a CDS encoding glutathione S-transferase family protein; the protein is MTVKALFPKEQLENGEFNRQEDAFREWISNDGSTPYPAVAGRYHLYISLACPWASRTLIVRNLKGLQSAIGVTVVDPVRDERGWAFRDGPGFSHDPVNHFAFLSEAYQATDPDFDGRVTVPVLWDKQTNKIINNSEDDICRMFNDVFNSIGKAEVDLFPKAIEAEQAKLSAFIYNNVNNGVYKAGFAISQRAYEKGCRAVFSALDELETRLATSRYLFGHRIVEADWRLFCTLIRFDAVYYLHFKCNLRRIVDYPNLHGYLLDLYQQPGIAETVNMDHIKRHYYMTHEEINPTRIVPLGPELDFDRPHGRERL
- a CDS encoding EcsC family protein, encoding MASYSQMNVPPVIPAMMRTELKDLKVAKYLLENPGLTIRMANLLGSPLEKGFAMLPANWSVAVNKAAKSALTKALETAVATLGRKSPRRSRELFHKVLVGASGGIGGAFGLAALPIELPISTTIMLRSIADIARSEGHDIALIETKLECLEVFALGGTRKTDDASESMYWLTRAALSKTVSEAATYITQKGALNETAPVIVRLINEIASRFGVMVSEEVAAKAIPIIGAAGGGLINVLFIAHFQDMARGHFIVKRLEAKYGMAQVKEAYDQIAV
- a CDS encoding superoxide dismutase, encoding MAYELPPLPYPNDALEPHIDAKTMEIHHDKHHAAYVNNVNKAIAGKADLEKKSPEELISNLSAVPEDIRGAVRNNGGGNVNHSFFWKLMGPKAGGTPTGALADDIKATFGSFDAFKEKLEAAGVGRFGSGWAWLIVNNGKLEIASTANQDNPIMGKAIAGCEGKPILGVDVWEHAYYLKYQNKRPDYLKAFWNVVNWNEVAKNYEAAKK